The following are encoded together in the Glycine soja cultivar W05 chromosome 5, ASM419377v2, whole genome shotgun sequence genome:
- the LOC114412757 gene encoding putative clathrin assembly protein At2g01600 codes for MGTLQSWRRAYGAIKDTTKVGLAHVNSDYADLDVAIVKATNHVECPPKERHLRKILFATSAVRPRADVAYCIHALSRRLAKTRNWTVALKTLIVIHRLLREGDPTFREELLNFSQRGRILQLSNFKDDSSPIAWDCSAWVRTYALFLEERLECFRILKYDIEAERLPKPAEGQEKGCSKTRDLDSEELLEQLPALQQLLYRLVGCRPEGAAVSNYVIQYALALVLKESFKIYCAINDGIINLVDKFFEMPRHEAIKALDAYKRAGQQAASLSDFYDVCKGLELARNFQFPVLREPPQSFLTTMEEYIKEAPRVVTVPTEPLLQLTYRPEEVLAIEDAKPSDEEQEPPVPVDNNVVVSDSESAPPPPPPSAHNNFETGDLLGLNDTAPDASSIEERNALALAIVPTETGATSAFNSTASQTKDFDPTGWELALVSTPSTDISAANERQLAGGLDSLTLNSLYDEAAYRSAQQPVYGAPAPNPFEVQDPFALSSSIPPPPAVQMAAMQQQANPFGSYQQPFQPQPQLQQQQQLMLMNPANPFGDAGFGAFPASNPVPHPQNNNPFGSTGLL; via the exons ATGGGTACGCTTCAGTCTTGGAGAAGAGCCTACGGTGCCATCAAGGACACCACCAAAGTGGGTCTGGCCCATGTCAATAGCGATTACGCG GATTTGGACGTTGCCATTGTCAAAGCCACGAACCACGTCGAGTGTCCCCCCAAAGAGAGGCACCTCAGAA AGATTCTGTTTGCCACGTCTGCTGTGAGGCCTAGGGCTGATGTTGCTTACTGTATCCATGCACTTTCGCGGCGGTTGGCGAAGACGCGGAATTGGACG GTGGCATTGAAAACACTGATAGTCATCCATAGGTTATTGAGGGAGGGTGATCCTACTTTTAGAGAAGAACTTCTGAATTTCTCACAAAGAGGACGGATTCTCcaactttcaaatttcaaggaTGATTCTAGCCCAATTG CTTGGGATTGCTCTGCCTGGGTACGTACATATGCATTATTTTTGGAAGAAAGACTTGAATGCTTTCGGATTCTGAAGTATGATATTGAAGCTGAGCGTCTACCCAAACCTGCTGAAGGGCAGGAGAAG GGGTGCAGCAAGACCAGGGATTTGGATAGTGAGGAGCTATTGGAGCAGTTGCCTGCTTTGCAGCAGCTGCTGTATCGACTTGTTGGTTGTCGG CCAGAAGGAGCAGCTGTTAGCAATTATGTGATACAATATGCTCTTGCCCTG GTACTGAAGGAGAGCTTTAAGATTTATTGTGCTATTAATGATGGCATTATCAATCTTGTTGATAAG TTTTTTGAGATGCCCAGACATGAAGCTATTAAAGCCCTTGATGCCTATAAACGTGCGGGTCAGCAG GCAGCAAGTCTATCTGATTTCTATGATGTTTGCAAAGGATTGGAACTTGCTAGGAATTTTCAGTTTCCTGTCTTAAGAGAG CCTCCACAATCTTTTCTTACAACCATGGAAGAGTACATTAAGGAGGCGCCACGAGTGGTTACAGTTCCAACTGAGCCATTG CTTCAGTTGACCTACAGACCAGAAGAAGTTCTTGCAATTGAAGATGCCAAACCATCTGATGAAGAACAGGAGCCACCAGTTCCTGTTGATAATAATGTTGTTGTCTCTGATTCTGAATCTgcacctccaccaccaccaccatcggcTCACAACAATTTTGAAACTGGAGACTTGCTG GGATTGAATGACACTGCACCTGATGCATCGTCCATAGAGGAAAGAAATGCTCTTGCCCTAGCCATAGTCCCCACTGAAACTG GCGCTACATCAGCTTTTAACTCAACTGCTTCTCAAACAAAAGATTTTGATCCAACCGGATGGGAGCTTGCCCTGGTCAGCACTCCAAGTACTGATATTTCTGCAGCCAATGAGAGACAATTG GCTGGTGGATTGGACTCTCTCACTCTTAATAGCTTATACGATGAAGCGGCATATAGATCTGCTCAACAACCAGTATATGGAGCACCAGCCCCAAATCCATTTGAAGTGCAGGATCCATTTGCTCTATCAAGCAGCATCCCTCCCCCACCTGCTGTCCAAATGGCAGCAATGCAACAGCAAGCAAATCCCTTTGGTTCTTACCAACAACCATTTCAGCCTCAGCCACAgctgcagcagcagcagcagcttaTGTTGATGAACCCAGCAAATCCCTTTGGAGATGCAGGATTTGGAGCATTTCCTGCCTCCAATCCTGTTCCTCACCCACAGAACAACAATCCATTTGGAAGCACTGGCTTGTTATAA
- the LOC114412759 gene encoding NAD(P)H-quinone oxidoreductase subunit L, chloroplastic, protein MSFTFNLHVPKALPPLPSSSRGTTSLFFSSKHKSYHNNTSPSQSLRITCSSQKSNHDDDGSLKYTSLALQIGVLLALAEQPVLAVTGENNRPELLWVLTQWGVVLFGYFLVVPPIIMYWLWKRWYRRNLLEMYLQFMCVFIFFPGVILWAPFLNFRKFPRDPSLQYPWSVPEDPSKIRSSYAKYPYAEPEDYDNL, encoded by the exons ATGAGCTTCACATTCAACCTCCATGTTCCCAAAGCTCTGCCTCCTCTTCCCTCTTCATCACGTGGAACAacttctctcttcttttcttccaAGCACAAATCATACCACAACAACACTAGTCCTAGCCAATCACTACGt ATAACATGCAGCAGCCAGAAATCAAATCATGATGATGATGGCAGCCTAAAGTATACAAGTTTGGCACTGCAAATAGGAGTACTCTTGGCCTTG GCTGAGCAGCCAGTATTGGCTGTGACTGGAGAGAATAACCGGCCAGAACTCCTCTGGGTTTTGACACAATGGGGGGTTGTTCTCTTTGGATATTTCCTTGTCGTGCCA CCAATAATCATGTACTGGCTTTGGAAAAGATGGTACAGAAGAAACTTGCTGGAGATGTATTTACAATTCATGTGTGTCTTCATTTTCTTCCCAGG GGTTATTCTTTGGGCACCATTTTTAAACTTCAGGAAATTCCCACGGGACCCTTCCTTGCAGTACCCTTGGTCTGTACCTGAAGATCCTTCAAAAATTAGAAGTTCATACGCAAAGTACCCATATGCCGAACCTGAAGATTATGATAATCTATGA
- the LOC114412758 gene encoding uncharacterized protein LOC114412758 yields the protein MEEKHAAANESAHAESNGVSHGADHGWQKVTYAKKQKKKTVNAANSADSRANSNKLVPNGTLSGNDGVFRSLELQSEDRRRKIVEAKKLADAAYDDEDAPLRSKQRHHDDDEYDYDDENVDRSAENGKAEEAKKVKQKKPKKPKVTVAEAAAKIDAADLGAFLVEISGSFEEQQDILMMRFTDYFGRAFSAVTASQFPWVKLFRESTVAKITDTPLSHISDAVYKTSMDWINQRSPEALSTFLIWSLDSILADLGSQQNVAKGSKKAVQQVSSKSQVAMFVVLAMVLRRKPDALISVLPTLRESTKYQGLDKLPVIVWMIAQAAVGDLSVGLYAWARNLLPIVIGKSGNPQSRDLVLQLVEKILSTPKARPVLVNSAVRKGERLIPSSAFEILVRVTFPPSSTRVKATERFEAIYPTLKEVALGGSAGSKAMKQVALQIFSFAIKAAGENNPELSKEAAGIFIWCLSQNTECYKQWEKVYQDNIEASVSVLEKLSDDWKELSTKLSPHDPLRDTIKNLKQKNEKVLDSETDAARHAHFKDADKYCKIILGRVSRSHGCMTCLTFTVLALAVGAAVSLSPNLESLDFKKLSELFNVQH from the exons ATGGAGGAAAAGCACGCAGCAGCCAATGAATCTGCACACGCCGAATCCAACGGCGTCTCTCACGGCGCCGACCACGGTTGGCAGAAGGTGACCTACGCTaagaagcagaagaagaagaccGTTAACGCCGCCAACAGCGCCGATTCCCGTGCGAATTCCAACAAGCTCGTTCCGAACGGCACGCTGTCCGGCAACGATGGCGTTTTCCGGTCGCTCGAGCTGCAGTCGGAGGACCGGCGCCGGAAAATTGTGGAGGCGAAGAAGCTGGCCGATGCCGCGTACGACGACGAAGACGCGCCGCTCAGATCGAAGCAGCGGCACCACGACGACGACGAATACGACTACGATGACGAGAATGTGGACCGTTCTGCGGAGAACGGGAAGGCCGAGGAGGCGAAGAAGGTGAAGCAGAAGAAGCCGAAGAAGCCTAAGGTGACGGTGGCGGAGGCGGCGGCGAAGATCGACGCCGCTGATCTGGGCGCTTTCCTCGTGGAGATATCG GGATCGTTCGAGGAGCAGCAGGATATATTGATGATGCGATTCACTGATTACTTTGGGCGTGCTTTTTCTGCTGTGACCGCATCTCAGTTTCCCTGGGTGAAATTGTTCAGGGAGTCAACTGTGGCTAAGATCACCGAT ACACCACTTTCTCACATATCTGATGCTGTATATAAAACATCAATGGACTGGATTAACCAACGTTCTCCTGAGGCACTTAGTACCTTTCTGATTTGGTCTTTAGATAGCATTCTTGCTGACTTGGGTAGCCAGCAAAATGTGGCCAAGGGTTCCAAAAAGGCCGTGCAACAAGTGTCCTCAAAATCTCAG GTTGCAATGTTCGTTGTTTTAGCAATGGTATTGCGTCGGAAGCCTGATGCTCTTATATCTGTATTGCCCACATTGAGGGAGAGTACAAAGTATCAAGGGCTAGATAAGCTTCCAGTCATTGTATGGATGATAGCTCAG GCTGCTGTAGGAGATCTCTCAGTAGGTTTGTATGCTTGGGCACGGAATCTCCTACCCATAGTTATTGGCAAAAGTGGTAACCCCCAATCCAGGGATTTGGTTTTGCAGCTAGTGGAAAA AATTTTGTCTACCCCCAAAGCCCGACCTGTTTTAGTAAACAGTGCTGTGAGAAAAGGGGAACGATTAATTCCTTCTTCCGCGTTTGAAATTTTGGTCCGGGTTACTTTCCCTCCATCTTCAACTAGAGTAAAG GCTACTGAAAGATTTGAGGCCATATATCCCACTCTGAAAGAGGTGGCTCTTGGAGGTTCTGCTGGAAGTAAAGCAATGAAACAAGTTGCACTGCAGATATTCAGTTTTGCTATCAAAGCAGCTGGAGAAA ATAATCCTGAGTTATCAAAAGAAGCAGCTGGTATTTTTATTTGGTGTTTGAGTCAAAACACTGAATGCTACAAGCAATGG GAAAAAGTTTATCAGGACAACATTGAAGCAAGTGTTTCAGTTCTGGAGAAGCTTTCTGATGATTGGAAGGAGTTATCAACAAAATTGTCTCCTCATGATCCACTGAGGGATACCATAAAGAACTTGAAGCAAAAG AATGAGAAAGTATTGGACTCTGAGACTGATGCTGCTCGTCATGCACACTTCAAGGACGCCGATAAATATTGCAAGATAATCTTAGGAAGAGTTTCGCGAAGCCATGGGTGCATGACTTGTTTAACCTTTACAGTTCTTGCTTTGGCTGTGGGTGCTGCTGTTTCCTTGTCCCCCAATTTGGAATCTTTGGATTTTAAGAAGCTCTCTGAACTTTTCAACGTTCAGCACTGA